A single window of Nocardia higoensis DNA harbors:
- a CDS encoding DUF1254 domain-containing protein, producing MLRSAVALAATMAFAATAVACDSDSAEPDPTTDAERQAAAMKAYAYTYPLVAVEVTRRQSTNLPTANPAIGMAPMNQLAPLNFLPNSDFTGVVRPNIDTLYVSMFFDVSAEPLVVSVPDMGGRYHLFPLLDMWTNVDASPGTRTLGDRGGYEFAIVGPDWQGTLPEGVIEYRLPTDGGWMIGRIQVNGAEDVANVVAIQNQMTAKPLRAYGKPYTPPENTAVNPDWPRGLEVAQYIHDLTPQQYWDLYYSSLSHDQIRPEDEALLDELAAIGWSPDRPLDLAALPEEERARWEKAWPKALSQIEVDLGEEPINGWQTARGSIGDYGDDYAARAVVAYAGLGANLPEDAVYPATRLDVEGVQLRSDTDYVLRFPAGQAPPVEAFWSLTMYDERGFLVANPVDRYALRGETLTQNPDGSIDIYIQRESPGMERETNWLPAPASGPFNLLLRAYWPDDAIIDSTWNPPAVTRAD from the coding sequence ATGCTCAGATCGGCGGTGGCGCTGGCCGCCACCATGGCGTTCGCGGCGACAGCGGTGGCATGCGACTCGGATTCCGCCGAGCCCGATCCGACCACCGACGCGGAGCGGCAGGCAGCAGCCATGAAGGCATACGCCTACACCTATCCGCTTGTCGCGGTGGAGGTGACGCGGCGGCAATCGACGAATCTGCCCACGGCGAACCCGGCGATCGGCATGGCGCCGATGAATCAGCTCGCGCCGCTGAACTTCCTGCCGAACTCCGACTTCACCGGGGTGGTGCGCCCCAATATCGACACCCTCTACGTCTCGATGTTCTTCGACGTCTCGGCGGAACCGCTGGTGGTGAGCGTGCCCGACATGGGCGGCCGCTACCACCTGTTCCCGCTGCTGGACATGTGGACCAATGTCGACGCCTCACCCGGCACTCGCACGCTCGGCGACCGCGGTGGCTACGAGTTCGCCATCGTCGGCCCCGACTGGCAGGGCACACTGCCCGAGGGGGTGATCGAATATCGGCTGCCGACCGACGGCGGCTGGATGATCGGGCGCATCCAGGTGAACGGGGCCGAGGATGTGGCGAACGTCGTCGCCATCCAGAACCAGATGACCGCGAAGCCGCTGCGCGCCTACGGGAAGCCCTACACCCCGCCGGAGAACACCGCGGTGAATCCCGACTGGCCTCGCGGTCTGGAGGTCGCGCAGTACATCCACGATCTGACTCCGCAACAGTACTGGGATCTGTACTACTCGAGCCTCTCGCACGACCAGATTCGACCCGAGGACGAGGCTCTGCTCGACGAGCTCGCCGCGATCGGCTGGTCACCGGACCGTCCGCTCGACCTCGCCGCCCTGCCCGAGGAAGAACGCGCCCGCTGGGAGAAGGCGTGGCCGAAGGCACTGTCGCAGATCGAAGTCGACCTGGGCGAGGAGCCGATCAACGGCTGGCAGACCGCCCGCGGCAGTATCGGCGACTACGGCGACGACTACGCCGCACGCGCCGTCGTCGCCTACGCCGGCCTCGGCGCGAACCTGCCCGAGGACGCGGTCTACCCGGCCACCCGCCTCGACGTCGAAGGCGTGCAACTGCGGTCCGACACCGATTACGTCCTGCGCTTCCCCGCGGGACAAGCGCCCCCGGTCGAGGCGTTCTGGTCGTTGACGATGTACGACGAGCGCGGGTTCCTCGTCGCCAACCCGGTCGACCGCTACGCGCTGCGCGGGGAGACACTCACCCAGAATCCGGACGGCTCGATCGACATCTACATTCAGCGGGAGAGCCCCGGGATGGAGCGGGAGACCAACTGGCTGCCCGCCCCGGCCTCGGGTCCGTTCAACCTGCTGTTGCGTGCGTACTGGCCCGATGACGCCATCATCGACAGCACCTGGAACCCGCCCGCGGTCACCCGGGCGGACTGA
- a CDS encoding alkaline phosphatase D family protein, producing MGVSRRQLLRYGVAGSALLLAGASMVSSGRFRAPRWSEDPFTLGVASGDPSPDGFVLWTRLAPDAFAPDGHGGMGPRPVTVEYEVAEDEAFTEVVRRGEAVAGRELAHSVHPEIHGLAPDRWYHYRFRAGSAVSQSGRTRTAPAPDSHPTRLRFVFASCQSWNDGYYTAYDHIADEDLDLVVHLGDYIYEDALTGRRTGRPVESHMRPEARDLAGYRLRYALSKVERPLQRAHSHFPWLVTTDDHEIDDNWAAESSGLDLDIDNIPALFRRRRAAAFQAMYEHQPLRLAQLPAGTRTHLHRRYHYGGLADITMLDTRQYRTKPAVLNGEMTTHLAGRSDSSATILGDEQRDWLVEGFARSNARWHILGNQVVMGQTDHDPGPDTAVSTDAWDGYVADRDTVVAAATDRGVRNLVVISGDRHENYAADLRRDYTDPDSPVIGSEFTGTSVTSGGDGVDIYEHGRRLLAANPDLKYYNAQRGYVRVEVDRQLWRNDFRVVPYVQRPGASVRTDATYIVQDGVPGVLEAWQPGRPTAADVEAAREVDGLAQAEDGDR from the coding sequence ATGGGCGTGTCGCGTCGGCAGTTGTTGCGCTACGGCGTCGCCGGGTCCGCTCTGCTGCTGGCGGGGGCATCGATGGTGAGCAGCGGTCGTTTTCGCGCGCCCCGCTGGTCGGAGGATCCGTTCACCCTCGGAGTCGCCTCAGGGGATCCCTCACCGGACGGCTTCGTGCTCTGGACTCGCCTCGCTCCGGACGCGTTCGCCCCGGACGGTCACGGTGGGATGGGTCCGCGCCCGGTGACCGTGGAGTACGAGGTCGCCGAGGACGAGGCGTTCACCGAGGTGGTACGCCGCGGCGAGGCGGTGGCCGGCAGGGAGCTGGCCCACAGCGTGCATCCCGAGATCCACGGCCTCGCGCCGGATCGCTGGTACCACTACCGTTTCCGGGCCGGTTCGGCCGTGTCGCAATCCGGGCGGACCCGCACCGCACCGGCCCCCGACAGCCATCCCACCCGGCTGCGGTTCGTCTTCGCCTCGTGTCAGTCGTGGAACGACGGCTACTACACCGCCTACGACCACATCGCCGACGAGGATCTCGACCTGGTCGTGCACCTCGGCGACTACATCTACGAAGACGCGCTCACCGGACGCCGCACGGGCAGGCCGGTGGAGTCCCACATGCGGCCCGAAGCCCGGGATCTGGCGGGGTACCGCCTGCGCTACGCGCTCTCGAAGGTCGAGCGCCCGCTACAGCGCGCGCACTCTCACTTCCCGTGGCTGGTGACCACGGACGATCACGAGATCGACGACAACTGGGCCGCGGAATCATCGGGCCTCGACCTCGACATCGACAACATTCCGGCGCTGTTCCGACGACGTCGCGCCGCGGCCTTCCAGGCCATGTACGAGCACCAGCCGCTACGACTCGCGCAGCTTCCCGCCGGGACGCGGACACACCTGCATCGCCGCTACCACTACGGCGGCCTCGCCGACATCACCATGCTCGATACCCGCCAGTACCGCACCAAGCCCGCTGTCCTCAACGGCGAGATGACCACCCATCTCGCCGGACGTTCCGACAGTTCCGCCACGATTCTCGGCGACGAGCAACGAGATTGGCTGGTCGAGGGCTTCGCGCGGTCGAACGCGCGCTGGCACATTCTCGGCAACCAGGTGGTGATGGGACAGACCGACCACGATCCAGGCCCCGACACCGCAGTCTCCACCGACGCCTGGGACGGCTATGTCGCCGACCGCGACACCGTCGTCGCCGCCGCGACCGATCGCGGGGTCCGCAACCTCGTCGTCATCAGTGGCGACCGGCACGAGAACTACGCCGCGGACCTGCGCCGCGACTACACCGACCCCGACTCCCCCGTCATCGGCAGCGAATTCACCGGCACCTCGGTGACCAGCGGCGGCGACGGCGTCGACATCTACGAACACGGCAGGCGCCTGCTGGCAGCCAACCCCGATCTGAAGTACTACAACGCGCAACGCGGATACGTCCGCGTGGAGGTCGATCGGCAGCTGTGGCGCAACGACTTCCGCGTGGTGCCCTATGTACAGCGACCAGGAGCGTCCGTGCGCACCGACGCCACCTACATCGTGCAGGACGGTGTGCCAGGAGTTCTCGAGGCATGGCAGCCCGGCCGGCCCACCGCGGCCGATGTCGAGGCCGCCCGAGAAGTCGACGGTCTCGCCCAGGCCGAGGACGGGGACCGCTGA
- a CDS encoding carotenoid oxygenase family protein, protein MTTPNLPGGNPIAVARTADPAVENPYLLGVFAPVREELTLDDLPVIGEIPADLNGVYLRNGPNRQFDAPGRYHMFDGDGMIHAAHFENGKVRYRNRYVRTRAFTQESEAGRALWTGLMENPKDNPWGNGHGLGIKDAANTDVIYHRGQVLATWYLCGTPYGVDPLSLETIGAQDFLGTFAGDMMAHPKVDEATGELLWFDYGPDMDYLRYGIIGADGTQTHLAHIDLPGPRLPHDMAITPNYSILMDLPLVQDHEARKAGKYRIYYDRELVSRFAVVPRHGSGDQVRWFEAKPCYIYHVVNSWEEGEEIVMDVCRVKNPQHQSTFDHPLASMLAYMRLDAQLYRYRFDLRTGATSEHALDDANIEFPSVDSRIMGRPHRYSYNMSLAHEPTLLFDGLVRFDSATGAKEEHKFGPGRWGSEAPFAPRDGSTGETDGYLVCFVNDEAEDRGEIDIFDAADIAAGPLARVLLPQRVPSGFHATWVRGDQLTDAD, encoded by the coding sequence ATGACCACACCGAACCTCCCGGGCGGCAACCCGATCGCCGTCGCCCGCACCGCCGACCCGGCCGTGGAGAACCCCTATCTGCTCGGCGTGTTCGCACCCGTCCGCGAGGAGTTGACCCTCGACGACCTGCCGGTGATCGGCGAGATCCCGGCCGACCTCAACGGCGTCTACCTGCGCAACGGCCCGAACCGTCAGTTCGACGCCCCGGGCCGGTACCACATGTTCGACGGCGACGGCATGATCCATGCCGCGCACTTCGAGAACGGCAAGGTCAGGTACCGCAACCGCTACGTCCGCACCCGCGCCTTCACCCAGGAGTCCGAGGCGGGCCGCGCGCTGTGGACCGGCCTCATGGAGAACCCGAAGGACAACCCGTGGGGCAACGGCCACGGCCTCGGCATCAAAGACGCCGCCAACACCGACGTCATCTACCACCGCGGCCAGGTGCTGGCCACCTGGTATCTGTGCGGCACCCCCTACGGCGTCGACCCGCTCTCGCTGGAAACCATCGGCGCGCAGGACTTCCTGGGCACCTTCGCCGGGGACATGATGGCCCACCCCAAGGTCGACGAGGCCACCGGCGAACTGCTCTGGTTCGACTACGGCCCGGACATGGACTACCTGCGCTACGGCATCATCGGCGCCGACGGCACCCAGACCCATCTCGCCCACATCGATCTGCCCGGTCCGCGCCTGCCGCACGACATGGCGATCACACCCAACTACTCGATCCTCATGGATCTGCCGCTCGTGCAGGACCACGAGGCACGCAAGGCGGGCAAGTACCGCATCTACTACGACCGTGAACTCGTGTCCCGATTCGCCGTCGTTCCGCGCCACGGCAGCGGCGACCAGGTGCGCTGGTTCGAGGCCAAGCCCTGCTACATCTACCACGTCGTCAACTCCTGGGAGGAGGGCGAGGAGATCGTCATGGACGTGTGCCGGGTCAAGAACCCGCAGCACCAGAGCACCTTCGACCACCCGCTGGCCAGCATGCTCGCCTACATGCGTCTGGACGCCCAGCTCTACCGCTACCGCTTCGACCTGCGCACCGGCGCCACCAGCGAGCACGCCCTCGACGACGCCAACATCGAGTTCCCCAGCGTCGACTCGCGCATCATGGGCCGGCCGCACCGCTACTCCTACAATATGAGCCTCGCCCACGAGCCCACCCTGCTGTTCGACGGCCTGGTGCGTTTCGACTCCGCGACCGGCGCCAAGGAGGAGCACAAGTTCGGCCCCGGTCGCTGGGGATCGGAAGCCCCCTTCGCGCCCCGCGACGGATCGACCGGCGAGACCGACGGCTACCTGGTCTGCTTCGTCAACGACGAGGCCGAGGACCGGGGCGAGATCGACATCTTCGATGCCGCCGATATCGCGGCTGGGCCGCTGGCGAGAGTGCTACTGCCGCAACGTGTCCCGTCCGGCTTCCACGCCACGTGGGTGCGCGGGGACCAGCTGACTGACGCGGACTGA
- a CDS encoding PaaI family thioesterase, with product MSGGPLPHPAPRPTPKGSGPELAQALTRMLDDRLPGNLGMRVISAQPDRVVGEFTVHEGLLAPNGYLHAAAVVALADTMCGIGTRLSIPDDAAFTTVELKTNYLGTARAGVVTATVTPVHTGRRTQVWDATVSDDRDRPIAVFRCTQLVFQP from the coding sequence GTGAGCGGCGGACCGCTCCCCCACCCCGCGCCGCGGCCGACGCCGAAGGGCTCCGGCCCGGAACTGGCGCAGGCCCTGACCCGCATGCTCGACGACCGCCTGCCCGGCAACCTCGGCATGCGGGTGATCTCCGCACAACCCGACCGGGTCGTCGGCGAATTCACCGTGCACGAGGGACTTCTCGCACCCAACGGCTACCTGCACGCCGCGGCTGTCGTCGCCCTGGCCGACACCATGTGCGGCATCGGCACCCGGCTGTCGATTCCCGACGACGCGGCCTTCACCACGGTCGAACTCAAGACCAACTATCTCGGCACCGCTCGCGCGGGCGTGGTCACCGCCACCGTCACCCCCGTCCACACCGGCAGACGCACCCAGGTATGGGACGCCACCGTCAGCGACGACCGCGACCGACCGATCGCGGTGTTCCGCTGCACCCAACTGGTGTTCCAGCCGTAG
- a CDS encoding class I adenylate-forming enzyme family protein yields MTSTAEHSPAQRLRACHSEDRVRDFLDRGWWRPETLLDLFDGHVAARGDQAAITDAPNLTELCGLAPRSLTWRELDTEIDELAARLHAAGIRAGDVVAVLMPNSVALTATYFALWRLGAIAAPMPASYRRHELSRIVASCAAVAVITVTALGDRTPHEEALSLVGETSSLRTVFTFGPASGTPSTALDDASPSEATVREVRHYIAQLPRTVNDCLTICWTSGTEAAPKGIPRCHADWLAIGQAAQDGLLAAADSVIVGPFPMVNMAGFATSLLPWLFGGSHLVQHHPLDLGVYLSQIQTHRATHTSMPPAILALLLQNAALRAQFDLSSLRTVGSGGAPLPPSVVRDWQVDLGIDVLNFFGSNEGICLLGVPADTPDPMIRAEYLPNYSSPAKKWSTSVAERTSVRLVDLDRGTEITTPGGRGELRLKGPTVFAGYLPGTAESSPFDDEGYLRTGDVFELCGEHGEYLKFVDRSKEIIIRGGMNIAPAEIEGLLIAHPAVADVAVVGYPDAVLGEKCCAVAVPAPGQELTLDTLVSFLREKDVASFKLPEKLLTVETLPRNPIGKLQRRELRGLVAGDEQS; encoded by the coding sequence ATGACCTCCACGGCGGAACACTCTCCCGCTCAGCGCCTTCGCGCCTGCCACTCCGAAGACCGCGTGCGGGACTTCCTCGATCGCGGCTGGTGGCGGCCCGAGACCCTGCTCGACCTGTTCGACGGTCACGTCGCCGCGCGCGGGGACCAGGCCGCGATCACCGACGCCCCCAATCTCACCGAACTGTGCGGCCTCGCGCCGCGATCGCTGACCTGGCGCGAACTCGACACCGAGATCGACGAACTCGCCGCCCGCCTGCACGCCGCCGGTATCCGCGCGGGCGATGTGGTGGCGGTGTTGATGCCCAACTCCGTCGCGCTCACCGCCACCTACTTCGCGCTGTGGCGGCTCGGCGCGATCGCCGCACCCATGCCCGCCTCCTACCGCCGCCACGAACTGAGCCGGATCGTCGCCTCCTGCGCGGCCGTCGCGGTCATCACGGTCACCGCGCTCGGCGATCGCACCCCGCACGAGGAGGCGCTGTCGCTGGTCGGCGAAACCTCCTCCCTGCGGACTGTTTTCACCTTCGGTCCGGCGAGCGGCACACCGTCCACGGCGCTCGACGACGCATCTCCGTCGGAGGCGACGGTCCGCGAGGTCCGGCACTACATCGCCCAACTCCCCCGCACGGTCAACGACTGCCTCACCATCTGCTGGACCAGCGGCACCGAAGCCGCCCCCAAGGGCATTCCCCGCTGCCACGCCGACTGGCTCGCCATCGGTCAGGCGGCCCAGGACGGCCTGCTGGCGGCGGCGGATTCGGTGATCGTGGGCCCCTTCCCGATGGTGAACATGGCCGGCTTCGCGACCTCCCTGCTGCCCTGGCTCTTCGGCGGCAGCCATCTGGTGCAGCACCATCCCCTCGATCTCGGCGTCTACCTGTCCCAGATCCAGACCCACCGGGCGACCCACACCAGCATGCCGCCGGCCATCCTCGCCCTGTTGTTGCAGAACGCCGCCCTGCGGGCGCAGTTCGATCTGTCCTCGCTGCGCACGGTCGGCTCCGGCGGCGCCCCGCTGCCGCCCAGCGTGGTGCGCGACTGGCAGGTCGACCTCGGCATCGACGTGCTCAATTTCTTCGGCTCGAACGAGGGCATCTGCCTGCTCGGGGTGCCCGCCGACACACCCGACCCGATGATCCGCGCCGAGTACCTGCCGAACTACAGCTCCCCGGCCAAGAAGTGGTCGACATCCGTGGCCGAACGCACCTCGGTGCGGCTGGTCGACCTCGACCGCGGGACGGAGATCACCACGCCCGGCGGCCGGGGGGAGCTGCGGCTGAAGGGCCCCACCGTCTTCGCCGGATATCTGCCCGGCACCGCCGAGAGCAGCCCGTTCGACGACGAGGGCTACCTGCGCACCGGTGATGTCTTCGAATTGTGCGGCGAGCACGGCGAATACCTGAAGTTCGTCGATCGCAGCAAGGAGATCATCATTCGCGGCGGGATGAACATCGCGCCCGCCGAGATCGAGGGTCTGCTGATCGCCCATCCCGCGGTCGCCGATGTCGCCGTCGTCGGCTACCCCGACGCGGTGCTCGGCGAGAAGTGCTGCGCCGTCGCCGTTCCCGCACCCGGTCAGGAACTCACCCTCGACACCCTGGTGTCCTTCCTGCGCGAGAAGGACGTCGCCTCGTTCAAGCTTCCCGAGAAGCTGCTGACCGTCGAGACGCTGCCGCGCAACCCCATCGGCAAACTCCAGCGCCGTGAACTGCGCGGCCTCGTCGCAGGCGACGAACAGTCGTGA
- a CDS encoding thiolase family protein yields the protein MTQFEPGVFVYDAIRTPKARVRRDGGTFAEVPAYELLAQVLRELTRRGTPADRIDDMVIGTSTAFGDQGGDVARAALLWAGWPDEIPAGVVSRLCCSGLDAVETGAAKIAARSADLAVVGGVESMSRVPMMSDDPAFVTSTALGDRTGYVTIGVSADLTAMQYGFSREDLDASAVVSHRRAAAATASDSIVPVWGSDGPLLSVDEGPRPDTTLEGLAGLRPLFGADPSWERVEARLPGVTRPATGLHTAATAPQPADAAAVAVLGKRSAAALFDRPPLAEIVGIAHAAVRSPLLTASVVAARKALDSAGISPGRLDVVEANESFAASTLAVIRELELDPAKVNPNGGSMATGHPLGAAGGVLLVDALDQLRRIDGEHALITIPAALGLGAALVVRRLR from the coding sequence ATGACGCAGTTCGAACCCGGCGTCTTCGTCTACGACGCGATCCGCACCCCGAAAGCCCGTGTCCGCCGCGACGGCGGAACCTTCGCCGAGGTGCCCGCCTACGAGCTGCTGGCCCAGGTGCTGCGCGAGCTGACCCGGCGCGGCACCCCGGCCGATCGCATCGACGACATGGTGATCGGCACCAGCACCGCGTTCGGTGATCAGGGTGGAGATGTCGCCCGCGCGGCCCTGCTGTGGGCGGGCTGGCCCGACGAGATCCCCGCGGGCGTGGTGTCTCGGTTGTGCTGTTCGGGACTGGACGCCGTCGAGACCGGCGCCGCGAAGATCGCCGCGCGCAGCGCGGATCTGGCGGTCGTGGGCGGCGTGGAATCCATGTCCCGGGTGCCGATGATGTCCGACGACCCCGCCTTCGTCACCAGCACCGCGCTGGGCGACCGGACCGGATACGTCACCATCGGCGTCTCGGCCGACCTCACCGCGATGCAGTACGGCTTCAGCCGGGAAGATCTCGACGCGAGCGCGGTCGTCTCGCACCGCCGCGCCGCGGCCGCGACTGCCTCGGACTCGATCGTGCCCGTGTGGGGATCCGACGGCCCTCTGCTGAGCGTCGACGAGGGCCCGCGGCCCGACACCACGCTCGAGGGCCTGGCCGGCTTGCGGCCGCTGTTCGGTGCGGACCCGTCCTGGGAGCGCGTCGAGGCGCGACTGCCCGGCGTCACCCGTCCGGCCACCGGCCTGCACACCGCGGCGACGGCGCCCCAGCCCGCCGACGCCGCCGCCGTGGCGGTGCTCGGCAAGCGTTCCGCCGCTGCGCTGTTCGATCGACCGCCGCTCGCGGAGATCGTCGGCATCGCGCACGCGGCGGTCCGCTCCCCGCTGCTCACCGCGTCGGTCGTGGCGGCGAGGAAGGCACTCGACAGCGCGGGCATCTCGCCCGGCCGGCTCGACGTCGTCGAGGCGAACGAGTCCTTCGCCGCGTCGACGCTGGCCGTGATCCGCGAACTCGAACTCGACCCGGCGAAGGTCAATCCGAACGGCGGGTCCATGGCCACCGGACACCCGCTCGGCGCGGCGGGCGGCGTGCTGTTGGTCGACGCCCTCGACCAGTTGCGCCGCATCGACGGCGAGCACGCCCTGATCACCATCCCCGCTGCCCTCGGCCTCGGCGCCGCGCTCGTCGTTCGACGCCTGCGCTGA
- a CDS encoding aldehyde dehydrogenase family protein, whose protein sequence is MFFEKHSDLLAAAVEANRTRTAWTGFAPITPPESAEAADLVGAYDGRTLEVSTRTARTLTAEEISPYTGKALNVSYSAPSPEEALQAAATAASALREASAEQRVGVCLEALSRIHARGAEFAAATAHTTGQSLGMACSGSGTNALDRGLEGLAMAWAALQRIPESVTWQATFGKTPVTLRKRFRPRPLGTALVVACASFPAWNAYPAILVNLATGNPVLVKPHPRSVLATALAVEVLRDVLREAGLPADAVQLVVDTVDEPIAGRLATDPATRIIDFTGSPAFGNWLEQNCRHALVFTETAGVNTVVLDSVHDLPATIRTLASGLSLFSGQMCTTPQNIYIPDAGVRTDAGTVARAEVVEALRDALDELAAAPRRAAAVCGALQSDSTLRSLRGLAEEAERDGTLVRPPTAYDHPDHPGARVTTPMLIRLDPRRGDTLPAGEQFGPVAFLVDCADTAAAVAHATDSVRAHGAISSYLYCTDDETVDEIADAYADAGASLSVNLVSSMPMQYAAAYSDYHVTGLNPAGNATLTDESFVAGRFRLVQDRRQVADRSHSQVAGRSHSQVAGR, encoded by the coding sequence ATGTTCTTCGAAAAGCACTCCGACCTGCTCGCCGCAGCCGTGGAGGCCAATCGGACCCGCACCGCGTGGACCGGCTTCGCGCCGATCACCCCGCCCGAGTCGGCCGAGGCCGCCGACCTCGTCGGTGCCTACGACGGCCGCACGCTCGAGGTGTCGACGCGGACCGCCAGGACTCTCACCGCCGAGGAGATCTCCCCCTACACCGGCAAGGCGCTGAACGTCTCCTACAGTGCGCCCTCGCCGGAAGAAGCCCTGCAAGCGGCGGCCACGGCCGCGTCCGCGCTGCGCGAGGCCTCCGCCGAGCAGCGGGTCGGCGTGTGCCTGGAAGCGCTGTCGCGCATCCACGCGCGCGGCGCGGAATTCGCCGCGGCCACCGCGCACACCACCGGGCAGAGCCTGGGCATGGCGTGCAGCGGCAGCGGCACCAACGCGCTGGACCGCGGGCTGGAAGGCCTCGCCATGGCCTGGGCCGCCCTGCAGCGGATTCCCGAGTCGGTCACCTGGCAGGCGACGTTCGGCAAGACCCCGGTGACGCTGCGCAAGCGTTTCCGTCCCCGCCCGCTCGGCACCGCGCTGGTCGTCGCGTGCGCGTCGTTCCCCGCGTGGAACGCCTACCCCGCCATCCTGGTCAACCTCGCCACCGGCAATCCGGTCCTGGTCAAACCTCATCCGCGTTCGGTCCTGGCCACCGCCCTGGCCGTGGAGGTACTCCGCGACGTCCTGCGCGAGGCCGGTCTACCCGCCGATGCCGTGCAATTGGTGGTCGACACCGTCGACGAGCCGATCGCCGGGCGTCTGGCCACCGACCCGGCCACCCGCATCATCGATTTCACGGGCAGCCCGGCCTTCGGGAACTGGCTCGAGCAGAACTGCCGCCACGCGCTCGTCTTCACCGAGACGGCGGGCGTGAACACGGTCGTGCTCGATTCCGTCCACGACCTGCCCGCCACGATTCGTACACTGGCGAGCGGTCTTTCGCTGTTCAGCGGCCAGATGTGCACGACGCCGCAGAACATCTACATCCCCGACGCGGGGGTGCGCACCGATGCGGGCACGGTGGCACGCGCGGAGGTCGTCGAGGCACTCCGCGACGCACTGGACGAACTCGCCGCGGCGCCGCGGCGGGCCGCTGCTGTGTGCGGGGCGCTGCAGTCGGACTCCACGCTGCGTTCGCTGCGCGGCCTCGCCGAGGAGGCCGAACGCGACGGAACCCTCGTCCGCCCACCCACCGCCTACGATCACCCGGACCACCCGGGCGCGCGGGTCACGACGCCGATGCTCATCCGCCTCGACCCCCGCCGAGGCGACACCCTGCCCGCGGGTGAACAGTTCGGCCCGGTGGCCTTCCTCGTCGACTGCGCCGACACCGCGGCCGCGGTCGCCCACGCCACCGACAGTGTCCGCGCGCACGGCGCGATCAGCTCCTACCTGTACTGCACCGACGACGAGACCGTCGACGAGATCGCCGATGCCTACGCCGACGCGGGTGCCTCGCTGTCGGTGAACCTGGTGTCCTCCATGCCGATGCAGTACGCGGCCGCCTACAGCGACTACCACGTCACCGGCTTGAATCCGGCGGGCAACGCCACCCTGACCGACGAGTCCTTCGTGGCCGGACGGTTCCGGCTCGTGCAAGACCGCCGCCAGGTGGCGGATCGATCACACAGCCAAGTGGCAGGCCGATCACACAGCCAGGTGGCGGGCCGATGA
- a CDS encoding winged helix-turn-helix transcriptional regulator translates to MAENPGPTATASPVAQTIDLLGDRVTVAILRDAFVDHVRRFGEWLDRTGAPPAILTSRLNALVEAGLMCRTPQSGGYDRHDYLLTDLGLATWELLVAIWSWQREWSADGLLQPELVHVPCGHRGPPELICRHCGGLVKARDVHVEMDPDSLVLAGKGWRRSTRSTPALSRVDLQFTEVMEAIGDRWSALVTGLALSGVRRFGEFQSILKISPSTLTERLTRLSEAQMITRDDGGREYLMTPRGRALFPIFAFQVAWAQRAHPDVPVEQLGPRLHHDACGKWFDPGLRCRGCEAVLTRTSVLFHS, encoded by the coding sequence ATGGCCGAGAACCCCGGTCCCACCGCGACCGCCAGTCCGGTCGCCCAGACCATCGACCTGCTCGGCGATCGGGTGACGGTGGCGATCCTGCGTGACGCCTTCGTCGATCACGTCCGGCGTTTCGGCGAGTGGCTCGACCGGACCGGCGCGCCGCCGGCGATCCTGACCTCCCGTCTCAACGCCCTGGTCGAGGCCGGGCTGATGTGCCGGACCCCGCAGTCCGGCGGCTACGACCGGCACGACTATCTGCTCACCGACCTGGGGCTGGCGACGTGGGAGCTGCTGGTCGCCATCTGGTCCTGGCAACGGGAGTGGTCGGCCGACGGACTGCTGCAGCCGGAACTGGTGCATGTGCCGTGCGGACATCGTGGCCCACCGGAACTGATCTGCCGGCACTGCGGAGGGCTCGTGAAGGCGCGCGACGTCCATGTGGAGATGGACCCCGACTCGCTGGTGCTGGCGGGCAAGGGCTGGCGCAGATCCACCCGCAGCACACCTGCGCTCAGCCGCGTCGATCTGCAGTTCACCGAGGTCATGGAGGCGATCGGCGATCGCTGGAGCGCCTTGGTGACGGGACTGGCGCTGTCGGGCGTGCGCCGATTCGGCGAGTTCCAATCGATCCTGAAGATCTCCCCGTCCACGCTGACCGAGCGGCTGACGCGACTGTCGGAAGCGCAGATGATCACGCGCGACGACGGTGGCCGTGAGTACCTGATGACACCCCGCGGCCGGGCGCTGTTCCCCATCTTCGCTTTCCAGGTGGCCTGGGCACAGCGGGCGCACCCCGATGTCCCGGTCGAGCAGCTGGGCCCGCGCCTGCATCACGACGCGTGCGGAAAGTGGTTCGATCCCGGGCTGCGCTGCCGCGGATGCGAGGCCGTGCTCACCCGCACATCGGTGCTCTTCCACTCCTGA